The Plectropomus leopardus isolate mb chromosome 7, YSFRI_Pleo_2.0, whole genome shotgun sequence genome window below encodes:
- the LOC121945736 gene encoding amine sulfotransferase-like isoform X1, whose product MDSNDIKTYELVPHRGFKLISGIHDPDDVDQIYNLEIRDSDVFVVTYPKSGTIWMQQILLLLEAKGDLTAISQNENYSNGDLVPWIELIGNRETFITAPSPRLRVTHLQLHLMPSAISQRKGKVIYVARNPKDVLVSYFHFHKLANMLETPRDFDDFFEKFMSGDVYGGRWFDHIKTWYSHKEDMNILFITYEEMIQDLQSAVERISLFLGKELTDEQLADVVKHSTFNSMRKIPQANYELVPSELLSHHKGRFMRKGTVGDWKNHFTVAQNKTFDEVFHKEMEDFPLFFIWDRRDTE is encoded by the exons ATGGACTCAAATGATATCAAGACTTATGAACTGGTGCCACACAGAGGATTCAAGCTTATCAGTGGCATTCACGATCCAGATGATGTAGACCAGATATACAACCTGGAGATCAGAGACTCTGATGTGTTTGTCGTCACTTACCCAAAATCAG GGACCATCTGGATGCAGCAGATCCTGCTGCTCCTCGAAGCAAAGGGAGATCTGACCGCCATCAGTCAGAACGAAAACTACTCCAACGGTGATCTCGTCCCTTGGATTGAGCTGATTGGCAACAGAGAGACATTCATCACGGCGCCGTCACCCAGGCTGAGggtcacacacctgcagctccaCCTCATGCCTTCTGCTATTAGCCAGAGGAAGGGCAAG GTGATCTATGTCGCAAGAAATCCCAAAGATGTTCTTGTGTCTTACTTCCACTTCCATAAGCTTGCAAACATGTTGGAAACTCCAAGGGATTTTGATGACTTCTTTGAGAAATTCATGAGCGGAGACG TGTATGGGGGCAGATGGTTTGATCATATTAAGACTTGGTACTCACATAAGGAAGACATGAACATTCTGTTCATCACGTATGAAGAGATGATTCAG GACCTGCAGTCAGCAGTGGAGAGGATATCCTTGTTCCTGGGGAAAGAGCTGACTGATGAGCAACTGGCTGATGTGGTGAAACACAGCACCTTCAACAGCATGAGAAAGATCCCTCAAGCCAACTACGAGCTGGTACCAAGTGAGCTGCTCAGCCACCACAAGGGAAGATTCATGAGGAAAG GCACCGTCGGTGACTGGAAGAATCACTTCACCGTGGCCCAGAACAAGACGTTTGACGAGGTCTTCCACAAAGAGATGGAGgactttcctctgttttttatttgggacAGAAGAGATACCGAATGA
- the LOC121945736 gene encoding amine sulfotransferase-like isoform X2, producing MDSNDIKTYELVPHRGFKLISGIHDPDDVDQIYNLEIRDSDVFVVTYPKSGTIWMQQILLLLEAKGDLTAISQNENYSNGDLVPWIELIGNRETFITAPSPRLRVTHLQLHLMPSAISQRKGKVIYVARNPKDVLVSYFHFHKLANMLETPRDFDDFFEKFMSGDVYGGRWFDHIKTWYSHKEDMNILFITYEEMIQDLQSAVERISLFLGKELTDEQLADVVKHSTFNSMRKIPQANYELVPSELLSHHKGRFMRKGSPLSVAKVSTAVETCVRQL from the exons ATGGACTCAAATGATATCAAGACTTATGAACTGGTGCCACACAGAGGATTCAAGCTTATCAGTGGCATTCACGATCCAGATGATGTAGACCAGATATACAACCTGGAGATCAGAGACTCTGATGTGTTTGTCGTCACTTACCCAAAATCAG GGACCATCTGGATGCAGCAGATCCTGCTGCTCCTCGAAGCAAAGGGAGATCTGACCGCCATCAGTCAGAACGAAAACTACTCCAACGGTGATCTCGTCCCTTGGATTGAGCTGATTGGCAACAGAGAGACATTCATCACGGCGCCGTCACCCAGGCTGAGggtcacacacctgcagctccaCCTCATGCCTTCTGCTATTAGCCAGAGGAAGGGCAAG GTGATCTATGTCGCAAGAAATCCCAAAGATGTTCTTGTGTCTTACTTCCACTTCCATAAGCTTGCAAACATGTTGGAAACTCCAAGGGATTTTGATGACTTCTTTGAGAAATTCATGAGCGGAGACG TGTATGGGGGCAGATGGTTTGATCATATTAAGACTTGGTACTCACATAAGGAAGACATGAACATTCTGTTCATCACGTATGAAGAGATGATTCAG GACCTGCAGTCAGCAGTGGAGAGGATATCCTTGTTCCTGGGGAAAGAGCTGACTGATGAGCAACTGGCTGATGTGGTGAAACACAGCACCTTCAACAGCATGAGAAAGATCCCTCAAGCCAACTACGAGCTGGTACCAAGTGAGCTGCTCAGCCACCACAAGGGAAGATTCATGAGGAAAG GATCACCTCTGAGTGTCGCCAAAGTATCAACGGCTGTAGAAACGTGCGTACGCCAGCTATGA